One Ranitomeya variabilis isolate aRanVar5 chromosome 5, aRanVar5.hap1, whole genome shotgun sequence DNA window includes the following coding sequences:
- the LOC143774566 gene encoding G protein-coupled receptor kinase 5-like isoform X2: MEECIINFEKSPSKDIFSSCINLLHEYLRGSPFREYQESMYFDRFLQWKSLERLAVTKDTFRQYRVLGKGGFGEVCACQVRATGKMYACKKLEKKRIKKRKGESMALNEKQILEKVNSRFVVNLAYAYETKDALCLVLTIMNGGDLKFHIYNMGNPGFEEERVVFYAAEICCGLEHLHQEGIVYRDLKPENILLDDDGHIRISDLGLAIKIPDGESIRGRVGTVGYMAPEVIKNERYTFSPDWWGMGCIIYEMIEGQSPFRARKERVKREEVEKRVQDEQESYSDKFTEDAKSICKMLLAKDPKQRLGCNEQGASQVKQHPFLRNINFKRLEAGVMKPSFVPDPRAVYCKDVLDIEQFSTVKGVNLDKTDNDFYVKFATGCVPIPWQNEMIETECFKDLNIFGPNGTRCPDLDWRQLPEPPKRSLLQRIFRRHPADYGITPNDSSLSNVNATNHNFQSRTATDLSS; the protein is encoded by the exons ATGGAAGAATGTATAATAAACTTCGAGAAGAGCCCCAGCAAGGACATCTTCAGCAGTTGTATCAA ccTGCTCCATGAGTACCTGCGGGGGTCTCCTTTCAGAGAGTACCAGGAGAGTATGTACTTTGACCGCTTCCTCCAATGGAAAAGCCTTGAAAG ACTAGCCGTTACAAAGGACACTTTCAGGCAGTACCGGGTGCTCGGAAAAGGGGGATTCGGGGAG GTGTGCGCCTGCCAGGTCCGTGCCACAGGGAAGATGTATGCATGCAAAAAGCTAGAGAAGAAGAGGATCAAGAAAAGAAAAGGCGAATCCATGGCGCTAAATGAGAAGCAGATCCTGGAAAAAGTGAACAGCCGCTTCGTG GTAAACTTGGCGTATGCGTATGAAACTAAAGATGCTTTATGTTTGGTCCTCACCATCATGAATGGAGGAGACCTCAAATTCCacatctacaacatgggcaacCCCGGCTTCGAGGAAGAGCGTGTGGTCTTCTATGCTGCTGAAATCTGTTGTGGGCTAGAACACCTGCACCAGGAAGGCATAGTGTACAG ggatttgAAACCAGAAAACATTCTCTTAGATGACGACG GTCACATCCGAATCTCAGATTTGGGATTGGCTATCAAAATTCCAGATGGTGAGAGTATCCGCGGAAGAGTGGGAACTGTGGGCTACATGG CTCCAGAAGTCATTAAGAATGAGAGATACACATTTAGCCCTGATTGGTGGGGGATGGGCTGCATCATATACGAAATGATCGAGGGACAGTCTCCGTTCCGTGCCAGGAAGGAACGGGTGAAAAGGGAAGAGGTGGAAAAACGAGTTCAAGACGAACAAGAGTCGTATTCTGATAAGTTCACAGAAGATGCAAAGTCTATATGTAAGATG CTATTAGCCAAAGACCCAAAGCAGCGGCTGGGGTGCAATGAGCAGGGTGCCAGCCAAGTGAAGCAGCATCCTTTTCTCAGGAACATCAATTTCAAGAGGCTGGAAGCTGGAGTGATGAAGCCGTCCTTTGTGCCAGAC CCTCGGGCGGTGTATTGTAAGGATGTGCTGGATATTGAGCAGTTTTCGACAGTTAAAGGGGTCAACTTGGATAAAACAGACAATGATTTCTATGTCAAGTTTGCCACAGGCTGTGTGCCAATTCCCTGGCAGaatgag ATGATTGAGACTGAATGCTTCAAGGACCTCAACATCTTCGGACCAAACGGGACACGCTGCCCGGATCTTGACTGGAGGCAGCTTCCCGAACCGCCAAAACGTAGCCTGCTCCAAAGGATCTTCCGAAGACAT